One Aptenodytes patagonicus chromosome 7, bAptPat1.pri.cur, whole genome shotgun sequence genomic window, TAGCTGAAACATTAGACACCTCTCAGTTTCAATTGGACAACTTGCTTAGAAATATATGATCTGcacatatctttaaaaatgtgtccTTCTAACTTGCTCTGGTGGCCTTGCACATTCATCTGCTGCCTTCCAGTTTTAACACACTTTGaaagtttctgtttccttttgctgtCAGTGAGTCTTCAAATGCTCTGTCTGAAGACGGCACTAAAAAGTTCAAGTGGTAGGTGCTGGAGCCACCAACCAGCTGAGTGGTTGGTGGCTGAGCCAAGACGGTGTCTGTGCAGGCATGGGTGGAAAGCCAGGACCAGGTTACCTGATGTGGAATGTGTGTGCCACACTCGGCTGTGCTAGCAGAGATCCTCCTTGCATAGCTCTGCACTAGTACATCTCTGTCTGCTTGGGTACCACAGAAAGTGTCTGCTACAGTGTCTGATGAGCGTAAGAGTTTGCTTACTTAAGAGTATCACTTGCCCTGGGAGGGTAAAGCCAGAGCCAAGAAGACGGGGAGCAAAGAAACCAGAATGGGCTGTCTGCTTCTCACCGCCCTCTGCCCCCTTAACATCACTCCCCTCTGCCCATATAGACATGGGAGGAAAGGGACTTCTCAGTCTGAGCAGACCAAGGCAGAACAAGAAAGAGCTGTTGCCGAGCCAGTGTGTGATGTATTTCCATGTATGTCAGGTCCGTGGAGCTGAGTGCGCTCCAGGCGGTTTGCAGCAAGTGTTTAAGTACAGATGTGTGATTTCCACCGCCAGCCATCCTGGGCTGACCTGTCTTTGGTAGTCCTTCTGTGTGCTTAAAATGCATTTGGAGCAAGTAAGCATTTCTGTGGCCATATAGTGGGTGTCTGCATTTCCTTCACCTATAGTATTGTCTTTAACTTTTATTAATCGGAAATGACCAAACCTTTGAGGACTGTGGGTGTTTTATGACATTCAAGACAAGACATTAATATTAAATTCATCTTCACGTTTGCACAGTTCTagtaagccttttttttcctggtagcactcttttttttaaattaaaaaaaaaagcaaacatcttGCTAAAGACAGGTTTTTAAAGGAGAGCTCAAATCCTATATTCTGAGTGTGAGTTTTCTGACATCTTGGTATGCATTAGAAGGTGCCCAGAGCTGCATGCAGTAAGAACAGATTGCTTCATTTACTCTTGTGCTGTTGCTGTGTGACTTAGAATCATAGGGAAATTTGTGATGGAAAATTTGTTTCTATGAGATGATATTTCTTCCTGAGATCTGGATAGAGTAAGATACAATAATTAGGGAAAAATAGCGTCTGAGCTAATGCTGGTTTCTCTCTGTACTTCTGCTCCACTGCCATCCATTCACCGTATTTGAAACAAATGTGTAGGGCTTGAATATCCAAAACAGTGGGTTGCATTCTGTGCGTACTTTTGTGAAGTTATGTGCATcaagtctttcttctttttttgcctgtCCCATTTGTTTAATTACGTGTTATTATGTATGTGTAGAatctcttgaaaaaaaataatttcttctggaTGTGGCTTCACACAGGTCCGTCTGTGCCATTGAAGTGGccaatggaaagaaaagcaagctgctgTGATCCACTTACACACAAACAGATTAAAACTATATGTTTATGTTTACTTACAgagtatttttatctttaaaaaacaattatgCACTAGTTATTAAAATATGAGCACTTTAGCAAATTTCTATATTTGAATACTCAGGATGGCTCATTTAATGCAGGAGTCAACATAAGCATCTAAAAACATGGTTTGGATATCCTACTTAGGTATCTGCCTCTGAAATTCCCGAAGTCATTCATTActagactgttgtggtttaacccggcaggcagctgaacaccacgcagctgttcgctcactcccccccctcagtGGATGgggagaaaatcaggaaaaaaaaagtaaaatttgtgggttgagataaagacagtttaataggatggaaaaggaagggaaaaataataataatgatgatgataaaagaatatacaaaacaagtgatgcacaatacaatagttcaccacctgctgaccgatgcccaaccagttcctgAGcggtggtcacccctcccctggccaactccccccagtttatatactgagcatgacgtcacatggtatggaatatccctttggccagtttgggtcagctgtcctggctgtgccccctcccagcctctcactggcagagcatgggaagctgaaaagtccttgactagtgtaagcactacttagcaacaactaaaacatcggtgtgttatcaacattgttctcctcctcaatccaaaacacagcactgtaccagctgctaggaagaaaattaactctatcccagctgaaaccagggcataGACACTGCAAGGAGATAGCTGgggagtaatttttttcagtcatctGATTTATAGAGCCACTAGCCATTACACAGACTTTTTAGTTTGGGCAGTGTGATGGTTCAAATCAGTGACTCCTGGCAAACTCcaaacaagtatttttatttgcagtacTAGGGAACATTCAAATCTGTTAAAATTACTGTtgttggtgtcgtggtttaacctcagctggcaactaagcaccacgcagccgctcgctcactcccccccacccggtgggatgggggagagaattggaagagcacaagttagaaagactcgtgggttgagataaaggcagtttaataggtaaagcaaaagccacacatgcaagcaaagcaaaacaaggaattcattcactacttcccatgggcaggcaggtgttcagccatctccaggaaagcagggctccatcacgcgtaacggttacttgggaagacaaacgccatcactccaaacgtcccccccttccttcttcttcccccagctttatatactgagcatgacgtcacatggtatggaatatccctttggccagtttcggtcagctgtcctggctgtgccccctcccagcttcttgtgcacccccagccttctcagtcagtagagcatgggaagctgaaaagtccttgactagtgtaaacactacctagcaacaactaaaacatgggtgagttatcaacattgttctcaccctaaatccaaaacacagcactgtaccagctactaggaaggaaattaactctatccctgctgaaaccaggacagttgggttttgggggtgtttggctggttggttggtttttttttctttgtttatcctTCCTGTCTCTACTTGCAGGTAACATCATGGTGCTGTGGTCAACTTGCAGAACATCGGTACTTAAATCTGTAACAAACCGATTCATTAAGAATTTGGCCTGCTCGGGGATCTGTGCCAGCCTAGTCTGTGTGCCTTTTGACATTGCTCTTAGTGCCAGTCCACACTGCTGCTGGTGGATCTATACGATGCTCTTCTGCAGAATTGCCAAATTTCTGCACAAAGTCTTCTGCTCAGTGACCATCCTTAGTTTTCCAGCCATTGCTCTTGACAGGTAAGGGATCAAATTTGCCAGGatccttgatttttctttcttctttctccctttgaaacccttttcttcctttcatattAGTCTTGTAAATGCTATTTAGTGTTGCCTTGCTCGCAGTGTACAGCTTCTTTCCAGAACGTACTGGGATAAATATTCTTCTCTGTAacattgaaaacatttatttttcagtttactcTGATGTCTCTGGACATTTATAAAGGACTTCGAGTCTGTAGATTTGTCTTCAGAGaagtttttatcctttctttcttcttgttaATAATTCTTGTTCAGTAATGGAACTTGAAGCCAGACGTCAGACTATAGACAAGgtgcacatttttatttgtagAAGTTGAAAGTCATTGCCCGTTAGAAGAATTTAACAATGCCTGTGGTAGATTGTCCATCAATTTCAAATTTCATAtgtagatttgttttaaaaaaacccaaacaattttaATACAACCAGAATTAATTCAGAGAGATTTTGTATGTAGAAGATCAGTCTAAAACAAAAGTGGCCCTTTGGACTGTCTAAGTTTTTGGATTCCATTCATTTTGGTTATTATTATTAGCAGTCACTGATCCCACCTAAATGCACAGCTCTATCATCTTGACAGTGACTGTAAGTTAGATATTTTTAAGGAAGGGTAGGTACTGGTTTAGTACAGTTTAAATTACTAAAACAGTGGATTTATACATGTTGGATAAAATTATTGTTAGTCTGTTACTGTGTCTCACCACAGAATATGTTAGCTCTACAAAAACAAACTGTATACCTAATAAAGTGGTATGTCTTTTACTTTAATGTTAACGTCTTGATAAATGCAGTATCACTATCTGTAATGCATACCAGTGTTGCCACTGGAACAGCATATCATTTGCCCTTCACCAGTAAAACTTGTCATCTTCCTCACAAAAAGCAGAAACTGCTACCACTTATAACGATAAGTGTAAAAGGATAGGTCTCATGAAAAGTCTGTGAGCTTAAAAGTCCGCAGTAGCTAAGCAAACAATGAATCAGTGCCTGAAATTTGAAGTGCATGTCAgagatgcactttttttttttttaatgcacacagAGCGTTCAGTGTTTGACTACTCTTTTGCTCAGGGCCTTGCCAACCAGAGCTTGTGCAAAACAAAACCTCATTGTACTTCCAGTAGATGGGTACATGTAATTTGTGACCAACAGCTTTTTCCAGATATCCAGAGAAAGAATCTATCATAAAGCAGCTTTTCAAATAAACTATGAGTCTGGCCTTTCAACGTGACATACCTATGCCTCCAtcatgttttctgaaattttgtgCTGTGTGCAATATACTGTCCAGCGTAAAAGTAAGTGAACGGTGAAATCTTCAAAATAATGTTCATGCACATCAGCCAAAGTGATATAGTCCCAATTATTGAAAGAATTGTTCAACACCAATAACATGATCCTGAAGTTTGaatattcagggtttttttctacaGACAGACCTGCAAAGGCAGacccttgggtttttttatttctctcataAGCAGGTAGTCAGTTGGCAACCCAGTTAGGGATTTTGGGCATTATGCTCAGGCAGCTCCTGAGAGGCTTCTCATAGGCACTATGCTTATTACAGACTTCACCCTTTGCAGTGtatcagttgtattttttttaatttttttttttttttttgacaggtaCTACTCTGTTTTATaccctttggaaagaaaaatatctgatgCAAAATCCCGAGACCTGGTTATCTATATCTGGGCCCATGCAATAGTGGCCAGCATTCCAGTATTTGCTGTGACCAATGTGTCTGATATTTATGCCATGTCCACCTGTTCTGAATCTTGGAGTTACTCCCTTGGCCACCTGATATACGTCATCATCTATAACATCACCACTGTGATTGTACCAGTGGCTGTGGTATTTCTCTTTATGATTCTTATTCGCAGGGCACTGAGTGccagccagaagaaaaaagtcatcATAGCTGCCTTAAGGACCCCTCAGAATACAATTTCCATCCCTTATGCCTCCCAGCGGGAAGCTGAGCTCCATGCCATGCTGCTTTCCATGGTTatgatatttattttctgcagcgTCCCCTATGTGACTTTGGTGATTTACCGCACCATACtcaatatttcagatatttcagtcTTCTTGCTTCTCACTGCCATTTGGTTGCCCAAGGTCTCTTTGCTGGCCAAtcctttgttgtttttaactgttAACAAATCTGTACGGAAGTGCTTAGTGGGGACAATAGTACAGCTGCACCGAAGGTATAGCAGGAGAAACATTGTGAGCTCGGGAGGTGTTGCAGATGCTAATCTGGAGCCCAGTGTCCGCTCGGGGAGCCAGCTTCTGGAGATGTTTCATATCGGGCAACAACAAATCTTCAAGCCAACGGAAGATGAGGAGAATGAGACCAAATCCATTGGCTCTGGTGACTTTCAGCAGAAAGAAATTCCTACCACCAGTTTAGAGGTAGGAGAGACTTTGGTTCACAAATTTATACCACAGACGATTGCAGACTCTGCAGCTCAGGTGGCGCCAGCTGTGCCCACAGAAGCTGATACGGTAAATGACAAGTATTCCATGCAGTTTGGTTTTGGACCCTTTGAGCTGCCTCCACAGTGGCTCTCAGAAAACCGAAACAGTAAGAAGCGACTCCTGCCTCCTTTGGGGAATACCCCTGAAGAGCTAATCCAGACGAAACAGCCTAAGggtaaagcagaaagaaaaatcagcagaaacaATAAAGTCAGTATTTTTCCCAAGGTGGATTCTTAGTAAGAGCAGGAGCTTTAAGTGACAGAGGAAGGTCACCTTCTATTATATGTGTGATCCCATGGATCTTTGTTATGCTGAAATTTGTTACAGGCTGATTTTTTTGTGCcaaatgtaatttaaacaaacaaacaaaagggaatATAACAAGTGTTccttattaatttgttttcatgaaaataatatATCAAACGATGGTGATTCTTAGTTTTATCTGTGAAATCCCTACAATGATACCTGCCTGATTAACTTTCAAAAAGTACATGTGGCTTTGGAAACACTTTGTATGGCTGAAGTATGGAAATACGGCAGCCAGTTTGCTGGGAAACCTCATGTTGTATTAAAATGGGCTGGGTATCAAAGTAACAATAGGAAAGGCTGTAGGGAGCGGAAGACAGATGCAAAATGGGTAAGTCCTAACCTCCTGTAAACAGACACAGCAAGGTACTGCACATTTCATTAATGAAGTAAGATGGACTATTAAGTACATCTATTTTCTGTTAAGCCCATTTCTTAAATCAGTGTTAGAAATAAAACTTGCTGGACTTTTTGCACAAATTAGTTACCAAGTATCTGCCAAACATCTAAACTTTTTTAAAACCTAAACCACTATTTTTTGGCTTAAAACTTCAGCAAAGCCAAGGATGCCCAAATTGTCATGTGTGTCAAACCTGAGAAAgaccttttgtttaaaaaacatatatttgTAGTTTTAAGTAAAAACTGGATTGGAGACCATGCAGGACAAATCCTGACTCAAGTAAACAAGTGTGTATGTGCCAAGGGCATAAATAGAACACTTTGATCCTGTGATAAAGGGCATATACAAATGTCCCAACAGTGTAGTGTATGTATTGTGTAAGTAACCAAGGGGTCAACCTTAAAATAGACTCATCTGCTGATGCACTCTTCTGTTTTCCTATGGGAAAGCTAACAAATGAAAGAAACGGGTCAGAAATGCTAGTAGCCTTGTACTGAACCGCTGACTGAGGAAGCTGATAACAGACCCCAAAAGGCAAGGTTTGTTAATGCCGTTGCTCACTATTGTCAGCGGTAGGGAGGTTTTCCTTCTACCTTCACAGAGATAGATACCAACCATCCTACTCCACTCGCTTCACAGCCTAGACCACCCAGTGTATGAACATGAGACTTCCAAATCTGGTGCCTGATTCCCGAGTGAATCGGAGTCATGCCATCCCTGGTATCAGCACACCAGCCTTTCTATGAGAGTTCAGGCATTGTACTGCAGCTTGCCCCCCTGCATCATCACAGGCATATTGTCTCATTTATACTGAGTGTGAATTTTAAACTATATCAGTCTGTTAGATGACTTGAAACTATTGTAACCCTGGCATTTTAATCTTTGTTCAGTTGCAAGtagtctttccttcttccttaccTGCACTCACTGTTGTCTCTGTGGGTAGTTTCTTAAAAGCACAATCCAGTAACATCTGTGTACTCCTTGTGGTTCTCCTGTACTTTAGCCCTTTGGTGCATGCTGAACCTTTACCTGTAGTTACTGCCTGTTTATAAAAGTAGTTTTCTTTAAAGCATACTTTTAAAAGGACAAGGTGAAGAATCTTGGCAAGTTCACAGTAACTTACTAAATCCAACTGGTTAAtgttaaaagtgagaaaaaattcTGCTGAAGCAGAATTTGGAGATGTACCTGTTCTTCCTTTGACACGTTTGAAGAAAGTCAGCAGCTTCCGATGGCTCTAAGGTGGTGGATTTCTACAAGgcattaaaagcaaatgttttaataaaaatgtattttaaaaaaaagtttataaattaCTGTGTAAAtgatgtttttctccatttcctctttGGCTTCAGTGCTCTTCACTTCTTACTAGTTCAAGAACTTCTCAGCTTGGGAGTGAGGAGCAGTCTTCAATGGGTCCAGATGGGTGGTGGGaaccccagctgccctgcttctTAGATACAGAGATGAGACGGCAGACATAGCTTGCCTGAAATCAGACAGAAGAAATATTCCATGAAAAGGTGTTCCTTCTGTGGCAGAGGTAGAGAAGTACcatagcagacttttttttttaagtgttgataaaaagtaatttattggagtgtttgtttttccagagttAGTGAAAGAACAGATGCCAttcaaaaaatcctgaaaacctcAGAAGTGAAGTAGGAGTTATAGTTTCCTTAAGAATTTTGGttaaatttaatatttatggCCCACTTAAGTATAGATACCGGTCAAAGTCTTTGTGATTAATGAATGTGGATAAATGGTTACTCAGATCTGAACTCctttcaggaaagcaaacttaGTCTTAGTTTTGTCCTTTTCAACTCTCATGTTGAATGAAATACCAATGATAAATTCAAAGAGCCAAATTGCATAGAATTTAGTTTTATCATATCAGGAAAGCAAGGGATTTGTGGTGGTTTTTGACTGTTGAGACAAAAATACCTCTTTCTTTCAAAGAGGACACATGTAAAAacttgcttctattttttttttttttagcagattgTAGCTGAAGCCATTGAAACCTTTCACCGAGAAGTTAACTAAGGTGGTTTTCCATACCTGAAGAATTACtggggaatattttattttagtccCTCTTTCAACAGTTTATCCATGTGAATGTTTAAGGgaagtggaaaaaatacaaaagcacatCTTTGCatagaaaaaataatctgtataaAATTCATAATACAGCCTCTGTGCTAGAATTGTCATCAGAAAACAGTAATTCAGGAGGCTTTTTATGCAAGATGGAATATTTGGCTTGCAGAGTTTGATTTTTAACTTCATCTTAAGACAGTGGTAACTTTGAGTCATTACTGCAGTCTGTTGGCTTATTGTTCAAATAATTTCTACTGGGCAAAATGTTCTCCAGCAtccaatatgaaaaaaaaaaatcaacacttgttttcttctttatcatcACATTAAAGATAAGCAAAAGTGGGCTTCTTTTGTTATGATGGTTGTTTTTAACCACCACAGGTCTTGGTAAGATAAATTTTTCTCTCCAGATTATTAATGAAAGAAAGTGAAGTACAAAGCAAAGCTGTGGGAATTGAAGAGGTGAAAGCCTGGGGTAATTTGGCCTGTGCAAATAGATTTAAAGGCTAAATCTTACTACTGGAGAATAAACTTGGAGGAAGGAAAGTTAAAACTCATTATTCTAGCACTTaggggagaaaaatagaaaatggagCTTACATTAAAGGAAGAAGTCctttaaaaaggatgaaaagacTATGGGACAATGTCAATTTACCGTTCCTAGGTATGCTGAAGAAATATTGTTAAATTCAAACAAACatcatgtaaaaattaaaaaaagaaaaaacccacacagtcCTTCAGCACCAAATAATGCTATATTGGTTGGCTACTTGGCAACAATGTATTTTGCACAATGGGATAAACTTCCAGAGAAAAGCAGTTGTTTTCTAGAAAAAACTCCCCAAGTATTCTACTCTATAACAGATCTAGTTGTTGCTAAGCTGCAGTAATTTAATGAATGcatttgttctggttttaaaaatacaccTATGTTTTGCAGAAAAGGCTGGCTGGATTTCTGTAGTGAGTTTTCTTCTATTCTGCTCCCTGTTTCCTGGGAAAATACTCCTGTATCAGTGGCCTATATCTTGAAGAACGGAGAGGAAAGTCAGGCTGTGGTTCCAGATCAGTAGGACTGGGACTTAGCAGATGGTTCCAGCTAAACAGGAGCTGTCCCATAAGCTGCTGTGAAGGTAGCCAGCTCTGGAGGTGATTACATGTCCCACAGAACTCTGGTAGTTCCTCTCATTCATGTCACCTGACCTTGCACTGCATAATTTGATAAAGAATGTaaacataaaaaagcaaaatccctgCCTTCTAATCTTATTTGATCTAAATTACTGTGTAATTGTGCTTTAACCTACGTAGGAGTCAGTAGGAGATAATCAATGGTTttagggcttttttcttttttttggccatAAAGGACTCACCCCCCCAAAAGATATGAAGTCATTGCTTTCAAACTTAAAACATTCTTACCTCTTCAAAAGACTGctgcttattttaattaaagtgaCTTTCTCTGTGCAAAGTAGGGTTATTAGCAGGATTTCTAAACAAGTTATAATGATGTCTTTAACTATCAAACCGGGACCATGGGGTTAGTCA contains:
- the GPR176 gene encoding G-protein coupled receptor 176, translating into MGYNKSWILRNESEHAPYQAVTRALEMRNTSAGQIVWQGGNGSEAGTAESEEHGEEQTYRHFTTTVQIVIFVGSLLGNIMVLWSTCRTSVLKSVTNRFIKNLACSGICASLVCVPFDIALSASPHCCWWIYTMLFCRIAKFLHKVFCSVTILSFPAIALDRYYSVLYPLERKISDAKSRDLVIYIWAHAIVASIPVFAVTNVSDIYAMSTCSESWSYSLGHLIYVIIYNITTVIVPVAVVFLFMILIRRALSASQKKKVIIAALRTPQNTISIPYASQREAELHAMLLSMVMIFIFCSVPYVTLVIYRTILNISDISVFLLLTAIWLPKVSLLANPLLFLTVNKSVRKCLVGTIVQLHRRYSRRNIVSSGGVADANLEPSVRSGSQLLEMFHIGQQQIFKPTEDEENETKSIGSGDFQQKEIPTTSLEVGETLVHKFIPQTIADSAAQVAPAVPTEADTVNDKYSMQFGFGPFELPPQWLSENRNSKKRLLPPLGNTPEELIQTKQPKGKAERKISRNNKVSIFPKVDS